The genomic stretch gggtaggtcgtggtttttaatcccgttgagatgagaattttccacgtaaaattcctcttgtCATTTAACTTCTGTTTTGTGTGTGTGTATTGTTGAACCTGATAGaaaacctggttctctatagaaGTTGGTGGACCCATACATTCTATCATCAGGGAAGAACATAACTACTCATTTCATTTCCTTAGTTAGCTTGGATACAAATAGAAGGTTGAACTTGAAGTTAGGTATGTGCATCACATTAGATACCTTTATATCCTTTAGAAGATAAGCAGAAGCCTACCAGTAGGCAAATGCACGTTTCCCCTTATATCATCAGATTGCCTTAGCTTTAGTCAGCAAATTACATCTATTTACCATGAGACTtaaagctcctgaatctgcaatCCATATAGTCAGAATTTCAGTAATATCACCACAGTAAGGCATACATGTTGCCATAGTTGATCCACTGGATTCAGTTTGCTTGCCTAGAAGCTACAAAATTTGACTGTATTGTTCTTGAGTAAATTGAGGGATACGAGTTTGAAAGCTTTGATTAGCCTGTTGCATCTAAGAGGTTCCTGAAAAGTTGACAGTGGAACCAACTTGACCAGTAGTGCTACTACTAAGGACTTCAGAGGGATAATTCCTTGTATTACCTTGAGCAAAGTTAGCAGTCCCAAAGCCACCTTTCTTCTTTGGCTTAAATTTAGGTGGATAGCCATGTAGTTGTAGCAGTTTTCTCTAGTGTGTCCTTTAAAATTGCAATAGTCACATTGTAGACTATTCTTCCTAGACCTGTAGTTAGAGCCTGAATGATTGTTTGCACCAAAAAAGTTGTAGCTTGAACCTGCATTGCCTTTGTTGCTAAATAATATTGTTGCCCCAGTGTGAGTCATTCCATCTCCTAGATAGGTATGACTGTGACTAATGTTACTCTTGTTATTGAGTTGAGCTACAGAGGAATTAGCTCCCTTACTGCTGAACATGGTTGTAGCATCGTGAACCTTTTGACTTGTGAGGGTTGAGCCAATGCTCTTCTGCTATATTCAAAGATAATCATAAAGTATGTTTTGTTTATAGATGGTCTTGGTGACATGTTTAAGATTTGATTACTAGACTGAGAGTATGTTTCATTCGGGCTCATAAGAAACTGAAGCAGTCTTTGATACTCAAAATGTTCAACATACTTCTTTGATTCTTCACTGCTACACCCAGTACATGGCATAAGGGCATCAAATTCTTCCCATAGCTCTTTCAACTTCGAAAAGTATGCAGAGATAGATGACATCCTTTGAGTAAGGGTAGTTATCTGTTTGCGTAGGAACACCACTCTGGAACCATTGACTTTGTCAAAAGTTCCCTTGAGATCCATCCACACTTTGTGAGAACTTGAGGCATACATCATGCTACTCAATAACTCGGCACTCACAGAATTCATAATCCACAATAGCACAATAGCATTTCACTTTTCCCACAACTCATGTAGAATAGGAGGAAAGTTCTTCTAAGGGTACCTCCTATCCACAAACCCTATCTTACTTTTTTCTAGCAAACTTACATGCATAGTACTACTCCACAAAGTGTAATTCTTAGGTCCAATGAGCTTAACTGAAATTAGAGAGCTACCTGGAGTATTGTTGGGATTGAAGAAATGAAGGATGATGCTGGTCAATTATCGGAGCTGCAATTGCATTAGTTGGAGTTGATCCACTATCTTCAGTGTTGATAGCCATTTTCTTCCTTCACCAAGGAGGAATTAAGCTCAAACAAAACTTCACAACAATTTTTGATTGCTCATATCAAACGAACCCTAACTTTTGGGAGTCGAAACAATCAGACAACTTAGTTGAGTAAATCAGTTGAGAATTGAGTGAGAAGAATCTAGAATTGAAGTCGTGACGCGTAGATCAATGACACTCGCTATGATACCATGATAATATCTAGATTCGAAGCTATTAGCAATGGAGAAATGAgcaggaaaagaagaagaatagaGGAAGAAAACAACTGCTTCTCATTGCTACAGTGATAACTAACATAACTGGCTACTTGAAAGACACTGTATATTTTATACTAACAGCCTAACTGCTCTTCTAGTTAACCAGCTAATATTTTAACTTATACAATTGTATACAACTGTCAATGTCTcaacctctagccattagtcATAGATTTATCAAAACTAGCCAAGcatatataaaaattgaaaaaccaaataaataaggttctttctctcaaagaatcacatgcaaaaattatctttcatatttttaagcgtgattagcaacattagatgtaagacaaaaagaaaatttcatggatgaggcagcaaataaggtgatgaaatacaaaaattatatatatataaaattcaaaaatctaagaaaaaaagaaactttttcaatgggtatatcTGAAGTTCATTGAAAACATACTGATAAGTCAATATAAaaattttgaggaagattggaggtgatttagactggttttgtatcaaaattcgtaattaaatcgagttcaaatttttttttctgcgacacatgtatcaaacgtgtatcacgcatgtatctcacacacaagtatacatggatatacatgtgatacacaattgatacaaatattatacatatgtgatacataaATGATACACATCGTGATGCACATATTATTTTTCTCATGTTCAGttttttacttcgaattttcaattcaaaccacctcaaaacttcaccaaatcatcccaaaactgagatccAAGCTTcttaagatgtacccaatctattctaataacactcgttcaaaagaaagcaaaaatttaatatttttttgctacaaatagctaattggctaatattagtaatatttggctaatattagtagtATTTTATGAATTGGCCAATTTTTATAATGAGCTACTTATGAATGGACATAGCCGGTAGTTTCCTATACAAACAATCGACGATATAAAATATTTACTTTTTTCTAGtcatatacataaattatatgcaattatatatatatatatatatatatatatatatatatatatatatatatatatatatttcattggctatttttagtttaagtggtAGGATGGGTGTGATGACCttttcacttgttttaaaatgaaattctgcgttccgaggccttaaaaacttctTTTAGCATCaactcgatttgcgtgcgcagcccgagcgcgtaaccggaaagcctatatgtgaaatcTGTGaataataataaattttgactataaaatgatttaatttgacttcggtcaacgttttaggtaaacggacccggacctgtaatttgacggtcccgaagggtccgtagaaaaatatgggacttgggcatatgcccggatccaaggtcccaagcccgagaaatgaatttttgaaaaaacttgttttctgaaattgttcataaggtttggaaatgaattggattaaaacatattggtatcaggcccatatattggttccggcgcccggtacatgtcttatatatgattgaAGAAAACTTTTTGAactttggtaagaaacgaaattcgtttgacgtgattcggaccgtaaatgcaaagtttgatgctttaagaagttttgaaatactTCATTGATTTTGAAGtttaattcattgttattgaagttattttggcgatttgatcgcacggataagttcgtatgatattattgagttagtacgtatgtttggttttgagccccgagggctcgggtgtgtttcggatgtgtttcggaaggtttttggaaCTCAAAAAGTTGTAGGTTTCTGTTGTTCAGTGCTCAgggattttactcttcgcgttcgcgtggtccctCTCGCGAATGCGTAAGGCAAATTTCCCAGGTACCagatttcttcttcacgaacgcgaagcttaagacgcgaacgcgaggctgagGGGGGAatgcccttcgcgaacgcataagATTAAGGCCTGGGAAGGGGTCACcattttgtgcatcgcgaacgcggccactggcccgcgaacgcgtaggcttgaggagccaaagctccgcgaacgcgagccatcTTCCTCGAACGCGAAGTTCTGTTAGACCTAACTCATTTGGTAAGAACGCGAAGGCTTGAAATTTGTGTCTATTTGTTACGttttaattgtggagtacgacgtataagcatggtgacgagtatctatacgtcggtgtcaagcatgcccgtgagtcttgtattataaattgttatgactccgtcgtggtttattgtgcctcacatgttattataatcattgttcccttgccgggatgtttgtctaatattattgttcccttgccgggatattgttgagatactattgttcccttgccgaaatATTGTtaagatattattgttcccttactgGGATAGTGTtgagatatcattgttcccttgtcgggatgtttgtttgatattattattcccttgccgggattccttgtgattattgttggcttgtaaatgggagtgggtggtatgcaTACCACAAggtataatgaaatgggagcgggtggtatgcctaccacaagatataataaaatg from Nicotiana sylvestris chromosome 12, ASM39365v2, whole genome shotgun sequence encodes the following:
- the LOC138883962 gene encoding uncharacterized protein; the protein is MNSVSAELLSSMMYASSSHKVWMDLKGTFDKVNGSRVVFLRKQITTLTQRMSSISAYFSKLKELWEEFDALMPCTGCSSEESKKYVEHFEYQRLLQFLMSPNETYSQSNSGALSLMVNRCNLLTKAKAI